The following coding sequences lie in one Loxodonta africana isolate mLoxAfr1 chromosome X, mLoxAfr1.hap2, whole genome shotgun sequence genomic window:
- the CPXCR1 gene encoding CPX chromosomal region candidate gene 1 protein, translating to MTSPTEEGGDPADECNNSEVALNDCNAEIEPSFADPNRAHQVETDQIDRQPSTPVSQEANGPQAVENIELEVQKTEKEPQEENSKKKPLLIQIPIPRKWVEPTDKNNPDSSNFYSDKVEGETNSLCHATINYKIAFQLSISWKIPFISNHDIRRMILHLLCERYISQAGNRPNAMWMKQKYVAFLPRPNGLTNGERAIIFGRPLRLYYHRPITDRITPGKFCKSGNTKGKDGFHIFIRPVFCVPRAQLQNTFNRKAFEDHMRSHPNMPIVIIGTNNSWKYLCPLCGNSFSTWVEFRQHPCRFPRN from the exons ATGACTTCTCCTACAGAAGAAGGAGGTGATCCAGCTGACGAGTGCAATAATTCTGAAGTGGCTCTAAATGACTGTAATGCAGAAatagaaccttcatttgctgatccCAACAGGGCCCACCAAGTGGAAACCGATCAAATTGACAGACAGCCAAGTACACCAGTCTCACAGGAGGCTAACGGTCCACAAGCAGTAGAAAATATTGAGCTTGAAGTACAAAAGACTGAGAAAGAGCCTCAAGaagaaaattcaaagaaaaagcCCCTTCTAATTCAGATCCCCATTCCTAGAAAATGG GTAGAACCAACTGATAAAAACAATCCTGATAGCTCAAATTTCTACTCAGACAAAGTGGAGGGGGAAACAAATAGTTTATGTCATGCCACCATAAATTACAAAATTGCTTTCCAACTTTCAATTTCATGGAAAATTCCATTCATTAGCAATCATGATATAAGAAGAATGATTCTCCATCTGCTGTGCGAGAGATACATCAGTCAGGCTGGAAATCGTCCAAATGCCATGTGGATGAAACAAAAATACGTAGCATTTCTTCCTCGCCCAAATGGCCTCACCAATGGTGAGAGAGCCATAATATTTGGAAGGCCTTTGAGGCTGTATTACCATCGCCCCATTACTGACAGAATTACTCCAGGAAAATTTTGCAAATCTGGTAATACTAAAGGGAAAGACGGATTCCACATTTTTATAAGACCAGTGTTTTGCGTCCCAAGAGCCCAATTACAAAACACATTTAATAGGAAAGCTTTTGAGGATCATATGAGATCTCATCCTAATATGCCAATTGTGATCATAGGCACCAATAATAGTTGGAAATACCTGTGCCCTCTCTGTGGGAATAGTTTCAGCACTTGGGTTGAATTTAGACAGCATCCCTGCAGGTTTCCGAGAAATTAA